A window of Acidobacteriota bacterium contains these coding sequences:
- the pheT gene encoding phenylalanine--tRNA ligase subunit beta, whose protein sequence is MAGDPRERDGGPGGSRGGRLRPRAAHRLGLRHRRRPDRDSEVPRARHPRLLRQRPASSGAVRAVKILVSWLREFVPVTASIEELADSLTRHGFEVASIDPAPDVPGRPAGEPDAVLDLEVTTNRPDCLSVVGIAREVSTIYGEPLALPVLADGTVADGHGAAAGGDDPLPVTIESDALDLCPRYAASLAGVTIGPSPAWMAARLEAVDIRPINNLVDITNYVLIEMGHPLHAFDLDRLRGGELRIRRARAGESVTTLDGIARTLEDDMLVIADATVPQAVAGVMGSADSEVAGGTRRVAFESAWFDPISVRRTGRRLALSTEASYRFERGADITAPVRAMRRAQKLLVELGAGAPEGAIVDRYPAPRTRPTVTLRHARIGRVLGVEVDRAFVPAALGRLGFDVDDPPAAADASGDADAPANDTWRVTVPGHRVDVSREIDLIEEVARHYGYDRLPSTFPAMAHAPAPESNALAQQRLARRVLTASTCSEAVTYGFIEESAARPFVERDDEIVRIANPLSEHFAVLRPSLLPGLIGALVYNRHREHHDIRLFEIGARFTASGGEVRSVGIALTGSGTAGHWSGEERPSDFFDLTGIVSRLCDAFGVHAGFEPLKRPTLVPGRAATVVAPAPGGGAPRPLGAVGQLAFDIAEQRGIHRAGAEAVWVAELDLDGLAAAGTDRRRMVTAPLPRYPSSVRDLAVVVDAALPAASVRGTIRSAAPETLLAVHEFDRYEGKGIPRGCVSLAFRLTFRAADRTLTDPEVQQAMDSIVGALQTAHGATLR, encoded by the coding sequence ATGGCTGGAGATCCTCGGGAGCGGGATGGTGGACCCGGCGGTTCTCGAGGCGGTCGGCTACGACCCCGAGCGGCTCACCGGCTGGGCCTTCGGCATCGGCGTAGACCGGATCGCGATTCTGAAGTACCGCGTGCACGACATCCGCGCCTTCTACGACAACGACCTGCGTCTTCTGGAGCAGTTCGCGCTGTGAAGATCCTGGTCTCGTGGCTGCGCGAGTTTGTTCCGGTCACCGCTTCCATCGAGGAGTTGGCCGACTCGCTCACCCGGCACGGATTCGAGGTGGCGTCTATCGATCCGGCGCCGGACGTTCCTGGTCGGCCCGCCGGCGAACCGGACGCGGTGCTCGACCTCGAGGTGACGACCAACCGCCCCGACTGCCTCAGCGTCGTCGGTATCGCACGCGAAGTCTCGACCATCTACGGCGAGCCGCTGGCGCTGCCGGTCCTGGCGGACGGGACTGTGGCGGACGGCCACGGCGCGGCGGCCGGCGGCGACGACCCGCTGCCCGTCACGATTGAGTCCGACGCACTCGATCTCTGCCCCCGCTACGCGGCGTCGCTCGCAGGCGTCACCATCGGACCCTCGCCGGCCTGGATGGCGGCGCGTCTCGAGGCGGTGGATATCCGTCCCATCAACAACCTCGTAGACATCACCAACTACGTCCTGATCGAGATGGGCCACCCGCTGCACGCCTTCGATCTCGACCGGCTCCGAGGCGGCGAGCTGCGGATCCGCCGCGCCCGGGCCGGCGAGTCCGTCACAACGCTGGACGGCATCGCGCGGACGCTCGAAGACGACATGCTGGTAATTGCCGACGCCACCGTCCCGCAGGCGGTGGCCGGGGTCATGGGCAGCGCGGACTCGGAGGTGGCCGGCGGCACCCGCCGTGTCGCGTTCGAGAGCGCCTGGTTCGACCCGATCTCGGTCCGTCGCACCGGCCGGCGACTGGCGCTGTCGACCGAGGCGTCGTACCGGTTCGAACGGGGCGCCGACATCACCGCGCCGGTCCGCGCGATGCGGCGCGCGCAAAAGTTGCTCGTCGAGCTGGGGGCCGGCGCACCGGAGGGAGCCATCGTCGACCGCTACCCCGCCCCGCGGACGCGGCCGACGGTTACGCTGCGTCATGCGCGGATCGGTCGCGTGCTGGGGGTTGAAGTGGACCGTGCGTTCGTCCCGGCGGCGCTCGGACGGCTCGGCTTCGACGTAGACGACCCGCCGGCCGCCGCTGACGCATCCGGCGACGCAGACGCGCCGGCGAACGATACCTGGCGGGTCACGGTGCCGGGCCACCGGGTGGACGTCAGCCGCGAGATCGACCTGATCGAGGAGGTGGCGCGGCACTACGGCTACGATCGGCTGCCGTCGACCTTCCCGGCAATGGCCCACGCGCCCGCACCGGAGAGCAACGCGCTGGCGCAGCAGCGTCTGGCGCGGCGCGTCCTGACCGCGAGCACTTGTTCCGAGGCGGTCACCTACGGCTTCATCGAGGAATCGGCGGCTCGACCGTTCGTCGAACGCGACGACGAGATCGTCCGAATCGCCAACCCGCTCTCGGAGCACTTCGCCGTCCTCAGACCGTCGCTCCTGCCCGGCCTGATCGGCGCCCTGGTCTACAACCGCCACCGCGAACACCATGACATACGCCTCTTCGAGATCGGCGCCCGCTTCACCGCCAGCGGCGGCGAAGTGCGCAGCGTGGGCATTGCGCTGACCGGCTCGGGAACGGCGGGCCATTGGAGCGGAGAGGAGCGACCGTCCGATTTCTTCGACCTGACCGGCATCGTCAGCCGCCTGTGCGACGCGTTTGGCGTCCACGCGGGCTTTGAACCCTTGAAGCGGCCAACACTCGTGCCGGGACGGGCGGCCACCGTCGTTGCGCCGGCTCCCGGCGGCGGCGCGCCGCGGCCATTGGGCGCGGTCGGGCAATTGGCGTTCGACATCGCCGAGCAGCGTGGAATCCACCGTGCCGGGGCCGAGGCGGTCTGGGTGGCGGAGCTCGATCTCGACGGCCTCGCCGCCGCCGGCACCGACCGCCGCCGGATGGTCACCGCACCGCTGCCCCGCTATCCGTCGAGCGTGCGCGACCTGGCCGTTGTTGTCGATGCCGCCTTGCCCGCCGCCTCCGTTCGTGGCACCATTCGTTCGGCCGCCCCGGAAACCCTGCTTGCAGTGCACGAGTTCGATCGGTACGAAGGCAAAGGCATACCGAGAGGGTGTGTCAGTCTGGCGTTCCGGCTGACTTTCCGCGCAGCCGATCGCACGCTGACCGATCCGGAGGTCCAGCAGGCGATGGACTCGATCGTCGGCGCTC